One region of Halohasta litchfieldiae genomic DNA includes:
- a CDS encoding aminotransferase class V-fold PLP-dependent enzyme, whose translation MTPRELRADVPAFEESTYLNFGAHGPSPRYVIEAASSFLADHEYGAGMADPYATAFDAYDRGRERIAGLIGADADEVALTESTTDGINRIASAIDWNPGDVVVRTDLEHPAGVLPWQRLEREGIEVRVVETQAGRVDREAFAEAVADARLVCFSAVTWTHGTRLPVSELVDIASDAGAFTLVDAVQVPGQLPMDVHEWGADAVAAAGHKWLLGPWGAGFLYVDHDVAEELEPRAVGYRSVETPTATEYVYKSGARRFEVGSASPAPHVGLIEAIDAIEEVGVDAVVSRIESLTDRLKAGVDDEQLLSPQGYESGLVTIAVDDPESTVERFAEEGIVIRSLPHPEAVRISVHAVSTEAEIDSVIELVGSK comes from the coding sequence GTGACGCCGCGGGAACTCCGTGCGGACGTGCCCGCCTTCGAGGAGTCTACCTATCTCAACTTCGGGGCCCACGGCCCGAGTCCGCGGTACGTCATCGAGGCTGCCTCGTCGTTCCTCGCCGACCACGAGTACGGAGCCGGAATGGCTGACCCCTACGCGACCGCCTTCGATGCCTACGACCGGGGCCGCGAGCGGATCGCCGGTCTCATCGGGGCCGACGCCGACGAGGTCGCACTCACCGAGAGCACAACCGACGGGATCAACCGAATCGCGAGCGCGATCGACTGGAACCCCGGTGACGTGGTCGTCCGGACCGATCTCGAACATCCCGCAGGCGTCCTACCATGGCAGCGACTCGAACGCGAGGGCATCGAGGTCCGAGTCGTCGAGACCCAAGCCGGGCGAGTCGACCGTGAGGCCTTCGCCGAGGCGGTCGCGGACGCCCGCCTCGTCTGTTTCAGCGCCGTGACGTGGACCCACGGAACGCGGCTCCCGGTGAGCGAGTTGGTCGACATCGCCAGCGACGCAGGGGCGTTCACGCTGGTCGATGCGGTGCAGGTACCGGGTCAGCTGCCGATGGACGTCCACGAATGGGGCGCGGACGCGGTTGCCGCGGCGGGCCACAAATGGCTGCTTGGGCCGTGGGGCGCGGGGTTCCTCTACGTCGACCACGACGTCGCCGAGGAACTCGAACCACGGGCAGTCGGCTACCGGAGCGTCGAAACGCCGACCGCCACGGAGTACGTTTATAAATCGGGAGCCCGGCGCTTCGAGGTCGGCTCGGCGTCGCCCGCGCCGCATGTTGGACTGATCGAGGCGATCGACGCCATCGAAGAGGTCGGCGTCGACGCAGTTGTCTCCCGAATCGAATCGCTCACCGACCGACTGAAAGCCGGGGTCGACGACGAGCAACTGCTGAGCCCGCAGGGCTACGAGTCGGGACTGGTGACGATCGCGGTCGACGATCCCGAGTCGACTGTCGAGCGGTTCGCGGAGGAGGGTATCGTTATTCGGTCCCTCCCACACCCCGAGGCGGTTCGGATCTCGGTGCATGCGGTGTCGACCGAAGCCGAAATCGATTCCGTGATCGAACTCGTAGGGAGCAAATAA
- the trxA gene encoding thioredoxin, with translation MSSNTNAAPAEPIQLGNPDEFDDVVDNYDVVLVDFYADWCGPCKMMEPTIGALAADTDAAVLKVDVDQFQALAGQYEVQGIPTLLVFADGELAERMVGAQTGDALSQTIAGYTE, from the coding sequence ATGAGTTCAAACACGAACGCAGCTCCAGCCGAACCGATCCAGCTTGGTAACCCCGACGAGTTCGACGATGTCGTCGACAACTACGACGTCGTGCTCGTCGACTTCTATGCCGACTGGTGTGGGCCATGTAAGATGATGGAGCCGACGATCGGGGCACTCGCCGCAGATACTGACGCTGCGGTCCTGAAAGTCGACGTAGATCAGTTCCAGGCGCTCGCGGGCCAGTACGAGGTCCAAGGGATTCCGACCCTGCTCGTCTTCGCCGACGGCGAGCTTGCCGAGCGAATGGTCGGCGCACAGACCGGCGACGCGCTTTCGCAGACCATCGCGGGCTACACCGAGTGA
- a CDS encoding universal stress protein — MRVLFATDLSAASEAAIKDQTCLECLGRIGVDEMHLLTVVPSNVHAGMPGVDFEKRRREALSNYEDVLLEAGFDVESHVVRGTPHRRVTGIAETIHADMILVGSRGKSPLENRLIGSTVRNLARTASVPLLVNRIERATDDPDPLQSHLFQRMLYATDFSENAERAFKEFSHLRHATQEATLVHVRKPKGQELDEPSPEVQSKLDELAGTLEDWGIETEIDVRDGDPATQILEAGAEHEPTTILLGSRGKSRLRRLLLGSVSEQVVAEAAGNVLLVPPVR, encoded by the coding sequence ATGCGAGTTCTATTTGCCACAGACCTCTCGGCAGCCAGCGAGGCCGCGATCAAAGACCAGACCTGTCTGGAGTGTCTGGGCCGGATCGGCGTCGACGAGATGCATCTCCTGACGGTCGTCCCGTCGAACGTCCACGCGGGAATGCCGGGCGTTGACTTCGAAAAGCGCCGCCGTGAGGCGCTCTCGAACTACGAGGACGTCCTCCTCGAAGCCGGGTTCGACGTTGAATCCCACGTGGTTCGCGGCACACCACACCGGCGGGTTACCGGGATCGCCGAGACGATTCACGCCGACATGATTCTGGTCGGCTCCCGCGGGAAAAGCCCCTTAGAGAATCGGCTGATCGGGTCGACGGTACGGAACCTCGCCCGAACCGCGAGCGTTCCACTGTTGGTCAATCGGATCGAGCGGGCAACCGACGACCCCGATCCGCTCCAGAGCCACCTCTTCCAGCGAATGCTGTACGCTACCGACTTCTCGGAGAACGCCGAGCGCGCTTTTAAAGAGTTTTCCCACCTCCGGCACGCGACCCAAGAGGCGACGCTGGTCCACGTCCGGAAACCCAAAGGCCAAGAGCTCGACGAGCCGTCGCCCGAGGTCCAATCGAAGCTCGACGAGCTCGCTGGCACCCTCGAAGACTGGGGGATAGAGACGGAGATCGACGTCCGGGACGGCGATCCAGCTACCCAGATCCTCGAGGCCGGGGCCGAACACGAGCCGACGACGATCCTGTTGGGCTCTCGCGGAAAGAGCCGCCTCCGTCGGCTCTTGCTCGGCAGCGTCTCCGAACAGGTCGTCGCCGAAGCCGCCGGGAACGTCCTGCTGGTTCCGCCCGTCCGGTAG
- a CDS encoding DUF7512 family protein, which produces MAGLEVPTWDPQTAMLIGAILFEAIILYVGYGGLEKLVGPRLMELLVGGESGVSQ; this is translated from the coding sequence ATGGCTGGATTAGAAGTACCCACCTGGGACCCACAGACGGCGATGCTGATCGGCGCGATCCTCTTCGAGGCGATCATCCTCTACGTGGGGTATGGAGGACTCGAAAAACTGGTTGGACCGCGGCTGATGGAGCTGCTGGTCGGGGGTGAGTCCGGTGTTAGTCAGTAG
- a CDS encoding sulfite exporter TauE/SafE family protein, producing MMALFVGFGLVVGILFGFFGMGGSFLVTPALLMLGYDASVAVGSGMAFVFGTAVIASLKHHDLGQVDYKLGGIMIAGTTVGIEVGRASVYYLESLGLAGGVISVAYVLLLGGIGAMVTREAMKGDGGGGVDHEAADKDLSEYEIPEVAKRIQRTVRIPPMVTLRGDVRVSAWVITAVAFSTGVLSGFLGVGGGFIRMPAMIYAIGVPVPVAVGTDLFEIVFSGGIGSYLYGQGGGVDLAIVAPLLFGSALGARIGSAATAIVDSDGIKIYFGGMLLAGAVAVGIGEVGSYLGNELLETVGLVLVIGAAVVVAGAIVYTTVSSLRATRRQQTPAVD from the coding sequence ATGATGGCCTTGTTCGTCGGCTTCGGGCTCGTCGTCGGTATCCTCTTCGGCTTCTTCGGGATGGGCGGCTCATTCCTCGTCACGCCCGCGCTGTTGATGCTGGGGTACGACGCCTCGGTCGCGGTCGGCTCGGGGATGGCGTTCGTCTTCGGGACCGCCGTGATTGCCAGCCTGAAACACCACGATCTGGGGCAGGTCGACTACAAACTCGGTGGGATCATGATCGCCGGCACCACCGTCGGGATCGAGGTCGGGCGGGCGAGCGTCTACTACCTCGAATCCCTCGGACTGGCCGGTGGCGTCATCAGCGTCGCCTACGTCCTGCTGCTCGGCGGCATCGGGGCCATGGTGACCCGCGAGGCAATGAAGGGCGATGGCGGCGGTGGTGTCGACCACGAGGCTGCCGACAAGGATCTCAGCGAGTACGAAATCCCTGAGGTGGCAAAGAGGATTCAGCGGACCGTTCGGATCCCGCCGATGGTGACCCTCCGCGGTGACGTGCGGGTCTCGGCATGGGTGATCACCGCGGTCGCCTTCTCGACCGGCGTGCTCTCGGGTTTCCTCGGGGTCGGTGGCGGCTTCATTAGGATGCCCGCGATGATCTACGCCATCGGCGTCCCCGTCCCGGTCGCTGTCGGGACTGATCTGTTCGAGATCGTCTTCTCCGGCGGCATCGGCAGCTACCTCTACGGTCAGGGCGGCGGCGTCGACCTCGCTATCGTCGCGCCACTCCTCTTCGGGAGCGCGCTGGGTGCACGGATCGGTTCGGCCGCGACGGCGATCGTCGACAGCGACGGCATCAAGATCTACTTTGGCGGCATGCTGCTTGCGGGGGCGGTGGCGGTCGGTATCGGCGAGGTCGGCTCCTACCTCGGTAACGAACTACTCGAAACCGTCGGCCTCGTGTTGGTCATCGGCGCGGCCGTCGTCGTCGCCGGTGCGATCGTCTACACCACCGTCTCCTCGCTGCGAGCTACCCGGCGTCAACAGACACCCGCGGTCGACTAG
- a CDS encoding helix-turn-helix domain-containing protein produces MADSMSEYLKQDMECEGLLECIHGLKNLDKEIFAVLTEQAEPLTVDEIAAEVDRERSTAYRSVQRLINSGFVQKEQVNYEQGGYYHVFRPTDPDEIADDMQRMLNDWYAKMGQLIGEFRTKYDSPQDQTVAAEN; encoded by the coding sequence ATGGCAGACTCGATGAGCGAGTATCTCAAACAGGACATGGAGTGTGAGGGGCTGTTGGAGTGTATCCACGGGCTGAAAAACCTCGACAAGGAGATCTTCGCGGTCCTCACCGAACAGGCCGAACCGCTGACGGTCGACGAGATCGCCGCGGAGGTAGACCGTGAGCGGTCGACGGCCTACCGGTCGGTCCAGCGACTGATCAACAGCGGCTTCGTCCAAAAAGAGCAAGTGAACTACGAGCAAGGCGGCTACTATCACGTCTTCCGGCCGACCGACCCCGACGAGATCGCCGACGATATGCAGCGTATGCTCAACGACTGGTATGCCAAGATGGGCCAGCTCATCGGCGAGTTCCGCACGAAGTACGACAGTCCACAGGACCAGACCGTCGCCGCCGAGAACTGA
- a CDS encoding cytochrome ubiquinol oxidase subunit I, which translates to MIPIPDPVFGSVVQFTQTSILLSPELASRAQFGWTISVHILFAALSIGLAPFIVYFTWKDVTSDEESYTRLREFWIKVFAVGFVMGTVTGIPMSFQFGTNFPQFAEAAGEMIGGPLAFEAKMAFFLEAVFLGVLLFGRERVSDRTYILSSVLTGAGAWLSGFWILVVNAWMQTPRGFELVQRNGMEIAKLTDPMAAFFTPRMPWMYVHMMNASVIAVTLAVAGIAAYMIWRNRESKAWNTALRMAVVLLLISAPLQAIHGDAYGRHVAETQEQKFAAMEAHYDSGQADLHLIAIPKSFDALTDPRTDNLFTISIPALGSFLASGGDFSAEVTGLHEYDDNPPVALVFWSFRAMVGLGFLFIGLALWGGNLLRQGKLRESTRYLQTMMLASPLGFVALLTGWYVTEIGRQPWVIQDVLKTNDAVSTTLTGAEATGTLVAFVVLYIALLTAFGFVLKWMIEGELERMGVREKDRSGRPRMPWVKGDD; encoded by the coding sequence ATGATTCCAATACCTGACCCCGTTTTTGGCAGTGTGGTACAGTTCACACAAACTAGTATACTGTTATCACCCGAACTGGCCAGTCGCGCCCAGTTCGGCTGGACGATCTCGGTTCACATCCTGTTTGCGGCGCTGTCGATCGGACTCGCGCCGTTTATTGTCTACTTTACCTGGAAAGACGTCACGAGCGACGAGGAGTCCTACACCCGGCTCCGTGAGTTCTGGATCAAGGTGTTCGCCGTCGGCTTCGTGATGGGGACAGTGACGGGAATCCCGATGAGTTTCCAGTTCGGGACGAACTTCCCGCAGTTTGCCGAGGCTGCCGGGGAGATGATCGGCGGACCGCTGGCCTTTGAGGCGAAAATGGCGTTCTTCTTGGAGGCGGTCTTCCTCGGTGTGCTGCTGTTCGGCCGCGAACGCGTCTCGGATCGGACCTACATCCTCTCGTCGGTGTTGACCGGCGCGGGCGCGTGGCTCTCGGGCTTTTGGATTCTGGTCGTCAACGCCTGGATGCAGACGCCACGGGGATTCGAGCTGGTTCAGCGCAACGGGATGGAGATAGCCAAGCTCACCGATCCAATGGCCGCATTCTTCACCCCTCGGATGCCGTGGATGTACGTTCACATGATGAACGCCTCAGTGATCGCGGTGACGCTAGCGGTCGCCGGGATCGCCGCCTACATGATCTGGCGGAACCGCGAGTCGAAAGCCTGGAACACCGCCCTCCGAATGGCGGTCGTCCTTCTCCTGATTTCCGCGCCACTGCAAGCGATCCACGGCGACGCCTACGGTCGACACGTCGCCGAGACCCAAGAACAGAAGTTCGCCGCCATGGAGGCCCACTACGACAGTGGGCAAGCCGATCTGCATCTAATTGCGATCCCCAAGAGTTTCGATGCGCTGACCGACCCCCGAACGGATAATCTCTTTACGATCAGTATCCCTGCACTGGGGTCGTTCCTTGCCAGCGGGGGTGATTTCTCCGCCGAAGTCACGGGCTTACACGAGTACGACGACAACCCACCCGTGGCGCTCGTCTTCTGGTCGTTCCGCGCGATGGTCGGGCTGGGCTTCCTGTTCATCGGGCTCGCGCTGTGGGGCGGCAACCTCCTGCGACAGGGGAAACTCCGTGAGAGCACGCGCTACTTACAGACGATGATGCTCGCGAGTCCGCTGGGGTTCGTTGCGCTGCTCACTGGCTGGTATGTCACCGAGATCGGTCGCCAACCGTGGGTGATCCAGGACGTGCTCAAAACGAACGACGCGGTGTCGACGACCCTCACCGGGGCCGAAGCCACCGGCACGCTCGTGGCGTTTGTCGTCCTCTACATCGCGCTGTTGACCGCCTTCGGTTTCGTCCTCAAATGGATGATCGAGGGCGAACTCGAACGAATGGGAGTCAGGGAGAAAGATCGGTCGGGTCGACCGCGGATGCCATGGGTGAAAGGCGATGACTAA
- a CDS encoding cytochrome d ubiquinol oxidase subunit II, whose translation MTNPLLIPVDAYLVESLPTVWFGVVMFTLAMYVALDGMDFGIGMLYATRDDHDRETLLSAFGPIWDANEVWIVAFGTTLLAAFPAVYSRLLSEHYLLAIAIVMALLMRGVAPELREQRDDPEWHRRCDQLFVFGSTVTPLLLGMLVGSWIFGTAVFSLPSLLTGIGLVALCVTSGAAFLAAKTSGPLADDMVRYGMASTATYLGGVVVLLAVVYWLNPVNVRALLMTLPAAVVVLASVIFGGGGIVAARQGRHKLWFGATFGLSFMLVGLIATLLYPTIYPASGLTIDAVVVSPLALNLTTILGLPVLLLVLWYFKFLYSTFAGPVDGGGYST comes from the coding sequence ATGACTAATCCCCTGCTGATTCCGGTCGACGCCTACCTCGTCGAGTCGCTGCCGACCGTCTGGTTCGGAGTCGTCATGTTCACGCTGGCGATGTACGTCGCCCTCGACGGGATGGACTTCGGGATCGGGATGCTGTATGCCACTCGCGACGACCACGACCGGGAGACGCTCCTGTCTGCGTTCGGCCCGATCTGGGACGCCAACGAGGTCTGGATCGTCGCCTTCGGGACCACCTTGCTGGCGGCGTTTCCCGCGGTCTACTCCCGGCTGTTGAGTGAACACTACCTGCTGGCGATCGCCATCGTGATGGCGCTGCTCATGCGGGGTGTTGCACCCGAGCTCCGCGAACAGCGCGACGATCCCGAGTGGCACCGTCGCTGCGACCAGCTGTTCGTCTTCGGCAGCACGGTGACGCCGCTGCTGTTGGGGATGCTCGTCGGCAGCTGGATCTTCGGCACAGCCGTGTTTAGCCTCCCGAGCCTGCTGACCGGCATCGGGCTGGTAGCGCTGTGTGTGACCAGCGGCGCGGCGTTCCTCGCCGCCAAGACCAGCGGCCCGCTGGCCGACGACATGGTTCGATACGGGATGGCATCGACGGCGACCTATCTTGGCGGTGTGGTCGTTCTCTTAGCTGTCGTCTACTGGCTCAACCCCGTGAACGTGCGAGCACTCTTGATGACACTGCCCGCAGCCGTAGTCGTTCTCGCCAGTGTCATCTTTGGTGGCGGTGGCATTGTTGCCGCCCGACAGGGCCGACACAAGCTTTGGTTCGGGGCCACCTTCGGACTCTCGTTCATGCTCGTCGGGCTCATCGCCACGCTGCTATATCCGACGATCTACCCCGCCAGTGGGCTGACGATCGACGCAGTCGTCGTCTCGCCGCTCGCTCTTAACCTCACTACTATCCTCGGGCTGCCGGTGTTGCTGCTTGTACTCTGGTATTTCAAGTTCCTGTATAGTACGTTCGCTGGCCCAGTCGACGGTGGGGGATACAGCACCTAA
- a CDS encoding RNA-guided endonuclease TnpB family protein: MSTTQTANKTLEATLVPPTRCKEQRLQQTLSEYREALHDAFEQNCTTMSATNDVVTPYNLPYQAKDALKSYVPKLHKTYNAQEVDDEHPLRFVNRAGKFDRDSSREYEICWNVPQPGRGTNFWIPLRLNPNQQELWDDLLDEESSTNVGELRLQKHRKTWTLHVTVEYEIEDTSEHPENPTRVGFDIGESMLVTGCALQHDTPTKPLLINGKEAKRIRKEMHTTLKRLQERDASDWRTEERFSYYQNRLTDIIEKASRESVEYARQFENPVIVMEDLAYIRESLDYGKYMNRRLHSWAFARLQGRIEDKARDAGIPVRYVHPQYTSKTCHLCKHIGYRPRQAEFKCRNPECHVSTFQADINASANIARRVDPWGESLPVKQVDDDSPQDGSRCDTATTHCEQSETSSQMTLTTFQESKSTASDD, encoded by the coding sequence ATGTCAACGACTCAGACAGCGAATAAAACACTGGAAGCCACGCTCGTACCGCCCACACGGTGCAAAGAGCAACGCCTCCAGCAAACGCTGTCCGAATACCGTGAGGCACTACATGACGCCTTCGAGCAAAACTGTACGACGATGAGTGCCACGAACGACGTGGTGACACCGTACAACCTGCCGTACCAAGCAAAAGACGCCCTCAAATCATACGTCCCGAAACTCCACAAGACGTACAACGCTCAGGAAGTGGATGACGAACACCCGCTCCGATTCGTGAACCGAGCCGGGAAGTTCGACCGCGACTCCTCGCGTGAGTACGAAATCTGCTGGAACGTTCCGCAACCCGGTCGCGGAACTAACTTCTGGATTCCTCTTCGATTAAATCCAAACCAGCAAGAGTTGTGGGACGATCTACTCGATGAGGAATCGAGTACGAACGTGGGCGAGCTTCGCTTGCAGAAACACCGAAAGACGTGGACGCTCCACGTCACCGTCGAATACGAGATCGAGGATACTTCCGAACACCCCGAGAATCCGACTCGGGTTGGATTCGATATTGGCGAGTCAATGTTGGTCACGGGCTGTGCCCTCCAACACGACACTCCCACGAAACCACTGTTAATCAACGGGAAAGAAGCCAAGCGAATCCGAAAAGAGATGCACACAACGCTCAAACGACTCCAAGAGCGAGACGCTTCGGACTGGCGTACCGAGGAACGATTCTCGTACTACCAGAATCGACTCACAGACATCATCGAGAAGGCGTCTCGTGAGTCTGTGGAGTATGCTCGCCAGTTCGAGAATCCCGTCATCGTGATGGAGGACTTGGCATACATCCGTGAGTCGCTGGACTACGGGAAGTACATGAATCGACGGTTGCATTCGTGGGCTTTTGCTCGGTTGCAGGGGCGTATTGAGGACAAAGCCCGAGACGCGGGTATTCCGGTGCGGTACGTCCACCCGCAGTACACCAGCAAGACGTGCCACTTGTGCAAGCACATCGGGTATCGGCCTCGGCAAGCCGAGTTCAAGTGCAGAAACCCGGAGTGCCACGTATCGACGTTTCAAGCCGACATCAACGCGAGTGCGAACATCGCACGTCGCGTAGACCCGTGGGGAGAGAGTCTACCAGTGAAACAGGTGGACGATGACTCGCCACAGGACGGGAGCCGTTGTGACACGGCCACGACTCACTGTGAGCAGAGCGAGACATCCTCGCAGATGACACTCACAACATTCCAAGAGTCGAAATCCACTGCCAGCGACGACTAA
- a CDS encoding helix-turn-helix domain-containing protein: MYTEAELRVLATLKSDSSISELADDLDRSVNYTSELVERVESKGLVNTHRSGKTKRIQRSEAKAVELFDTFVQQYSHIPFPELLDGTTLRVLYYLDSPRAATDLADLVDVHRSTVHRVLSPLQDRGIVYKSDGRYVINDEFEGLVGLAQEFAHLRNRTRVADHVDSYTILWESPDEFLIQTDEVIESDAFVTTGPERFQTFGLPLLARQRRYYLYSLSKDDISAAELCCHMLIIDDGTRTRSYCLLLLKSEGVDRDDVLELAETYSVSTVVSDLLSYLDTEGEERAGRLPTWSEFCELADEYEVTV; encoded by the coding sequence GTGTACACTGAGGCAGAACTCCGAGTGCTTGCAACTCTCAAGAGCGACTCATCCATCTCGGAACTCGCTGACGATCTCGATCGGAGTGTGAACTACACCTCCGAGCTGGTGGAGCGAGTGGAATCAAAAGGCCTCGTCAATACCCACCGGTCTGGGAAGACGAAGCGAATACAACGGTCAGAAGCGAAAGCTGTCGAACTGTTCGATACGTTCGTCCAGCAGTATTCACACATTCCGTTTCCCGAACTACTCGATGGTACGACGCTTCGTGTCCTCTACTATCTCGACTCTCCCAGAGCCGCGACTGACCTCGCTGATTTAGTTGATGTGCATCGGAGTACGGTTCATAGAGTGCTGTCGCCGCTACAGGATCGCGGGATCGTCTACAAATCCGACGGACGGTACGTGATCAACGACGAATTCGAAGGGCTAGTCGGGCTGGCACAGGAGTTTGCCCACCTTCGGAACCGCACTCGTGTGGCAGATCACGTCGACTCATACACGATCCTGTGGGAGTCACCTGACGAGTTCCTTATCCAGACCGACGAGGTGATCGAGTCGGACGCATTCGTTACCACGGGGCCAGAACGGTTCCAGACGTTCGGCCTCCCCCTGCTGGCACGGCAACGGCGGTACTACCTGTATTCGCTGTCGAAAGATGACATTTCAGCAGCCGAACTGTGTTGTCATATGCTCATTATCGACGACGGAACCCGAACCCGGTCGTACTGCCTGTTATTGCTGAAAAGCGAGGGCGTGGATCGAGATGATGTACTAGAGCTCGCCGAAACCTACAGCGTCAGCACAGTTGTCTCCGATCTACTCTCGTACCTCGACACCGAGGGGGAGGAACGAGCCGGCCGGTTACCCACTTGGAGTGAGTTCTGTGAACTTGCAGATGAATACGAGGTGACGGTATGA
- a CDS encoding ISH6-like element ISHla10 family transposase — protein sequence MHATIDVRFELSIDDDKTLPLATLAEAVTDQNLEAVLLESLVESLDAASVEALCGEKHAHGNGDQRFQRAGTDTRTAVTTAGEHEFSLHYVEDTAASPDESSYFRPVEDVLDFDGQNRYQQDIAAKSVDLATSLSYRDAANHGDSFVSMPSPTTINRRAKKYGHKLKQFLPDCVAGTDADAVIPDGTKCHSQDDDRSSHSVQATLGEDTAEESRSLLDLSVNADWDETAAELDDIGAVTDDATVVSDADSGIVTAFTDENRDHQLDLVHVGRTLGNTLWDDGVFSLDRRKEIVSEVIDEVFHLKNSVAKHRPAEEFAAIRSRIARTRERLEKTAWQLEQFGSAKAAGYLRRWLPSIVTFAEHAVEGFEVPWTSNPVERLMGEVSKRCKNQWMRWTAEGLEAILQLRLVKYADPEYYQAFLDELLQRSTKTAINCDLSIESTSGKV from the coding sequence ATGCACGCCACAATCGACGTGCGGTTCGAACTGAGTATCGACGACGACAAAACGCTACCGCTCGCCACGCTTGCCGAGGCCGTCACTGACCAGAACCTCGAAGCAGTCCTTCTCGAATCGCTGGTCGAGAGCCTCGACGCCGCCAGCGTCGAGGCGCTCTGTGGTGAGAAACACGCACATGGCAACGGTGACCAGCGCTTCCAACGCGCCGGCACCGACACCCGCACAGCTGTCACAACTGCCGGAGAACACGAGTTCTCTCTCCACTACGTCGAAGATACAGCCGCTTCCCCAGACGAATCCAGCTACTTCCGGCCCGTCGAAGACGTTCTCGACTTCGACGGGCAGAACCGCTATCAGCAGGACATCGCCGCCAAAAGCGTCGATCTCGCTACCTCGCTCAGCTATCGAGACGCTGCCAATCACGGCGACAGCTTCGTCTCGATGCCGTCGCCGACCACCATCAACCGCCGTGCCAAGAAATACGGCCACAAGCTCAAACAGTTCCTTCCAGACTGTGTCGCTGGCACAGACGCTGACGCCGTCATTCCTGACGGGACAAAGTGCCACAGCCAAGACGACGACCGCTCGTCCCACTCCGTCCAAGCAACGCTCGGCGAAGACACCGCCGAAGAGTCACGCTCCCTGCTGGATCTGTCGGTCAACGCTGACTGGGACGAAACTGCCGCCGAACTCGATGATATCGGCGCAGTCACTGACGACGCGACGGTCGTCAGTGACGCTGATAGCGGCATCGTCACAGCCTTTACCGACGAAAACCGTGACCACCAGCTCGATCTCGTCCACGTCGGCCGAACGCTGGGTAACACCCTCTGGGACGATGGCGTCTTCTCCTTGGACCGTCGGAAGGAGATCGTTTCGGAGGTGATCGACGAGGTGTTCCATCTGAAGAACTCTGTGGCGAAGCATCGTCCAGCGGAGGAGTTCGCGGCGATCCGCTCGCGGATCGCGCGAACGAGAGAGCGATTAGAGAAGACAGCGTGGCAACTGGAGCAGTTCGGGTCAGCAAAGGCTGCAGGGTATCTTCGGCGGTGGCTGCCGTCGATTGTGACGTTCGCCGAGCACGCTGTCGAGGGGTTCGAGGTTCCGTGGACCTCGAACCCCGTCGAACGACTGATGGGCGAGGTCAGCAAGCGGTGCAAGAACCAGTGGATGCGCTGGACAGCAGAGGGATTGGAAGCGATACTCCAACTTCGGTTGGTGAAGTACGCCGACCCCGAGTACTACCAAGCGTTCCTCGACGAACTGCTCCAACGTTCGACCAAAACAGCAATCAACTGTGACCTCTCAATTGAGAGTACCAGCGGCAAAGTCTAG
- a CDS encoding HalOD1 output domain-containing protein codes for MIEDLSPTPADSTGTQTHSFTPSADQSIDVSIIRAVASVSGVDPLSLEPRLYDVVDPDALKRLLNSASSEMRITFLFGVYEVSVTGDGHIFVRDDTTAVQ; via the coding sequence ATGATCGAAGACCTCTCTCCGACCCCGGCAGATAGCACAGGCACACAGACACACAGTTTCACACCTTCAGCCGACCAGTCGATTGATGTCTCAATTATCCGTGCGGTAGCATCCGTCTCCGGGGTTGATCCACTCTCTCTCGAACCACGTCTGTACGATGTCGTCGACCCGGATGCCCTCAAAAGACTGCTCAACTCTGCTAGCAGTGAGATGCGAATTACCTTTCTGTTCGGTGTCTACGAGGTCTCTGTGACAGGAGATGGGCATATTTTCGTTCGAGACGACACCACAGCAGTTCAGTAA